In a single window of the Gadus chalcogrammus isolate NIFS_2021 chromosome 20, NIFS_Gcha_1.0, whole genome shotgun sequence genome:
- the jam2b gene encoding junctional adhesion molecule 2b isoform X2 has product MDAMKILAIPLLITLLQTPTTRSVTVTSSKPKVDVHEHTDAVLACEFKTEKDQNPRIEWKKKGKGVTFVYFDGSFSGSYAGRASMEGATLTIHSITQKDSGEYRCEVTASQDHVNLGETTVALNVLVPPHVPSCEVPSTVFAGSDLELVCKDALSVPPATYRWYKDNKVLADSTDSAYSADIKKGTLKFNSVSISDAGMYRCESSNSVGSPKSCVAQHLAVVEYKLSVTTLAAGGVGLLLLLFMSCLCVCLCRRQRGCCRREKQEKCLKPYSLPPPPPPARNPKNYKHTQSFMI; this is encoded by the exons ATGGATGCCATGAAGATTTTGGCCATACCGCTTCTCATCACGCTGCTGCAGA cccccacgACCCGGTCGGTGACGGTGACCAGCAGCAAGCCCAAGGTGGACGTCCACGAGCACACAG ATGCGGTGCTGGCCTGCGAGTTCAAGACGGAGAAGGATCAGAACCCCCGCATCGAGtggaagaagaaggggaagggtGTCACCTTCGTCTACTTTGACGGGAGTTTCAGCG GGTCGTACGCGGGCCGCGCCAGCATGGAGGGGGCCACGCTCACCATCCACTCCATCACCCAGAAGGACTCGGGGGAATACCGCTGTGAGGTCACCGCCAGCCAGGACCACGTCAACCTGGGGGAGACCACCGTGGCCCTGAACGTGCTCG TTCCTCCCCACGTCCCGTCCTGCGAGGTGCCCAGCACAGTGTTCGCTGGCTCGGACCTGGAGCTGGTGTGTAAGGACGCGCTGAGCGTTCCCCCGGCGACCTACCGCTGGTACAAGGACAACAAGGTCCTGGCTGACTCCACAGACTCCGCCTACAGCGCCGACATCAAGAAGGGCACGCTG AAGTTCAACAGCGTGTCCATCTCAGATGCCGGCATGTACCGCTGTGAGTCGTCCAACAGCGTGGGCTCGCCCAAGAGCTGCGTGGCTCAGCACCTGGCCGTCGTCGAGT ACAAGCTGAGTGTGACCACGCTGGCGGCCGGGGGGGTGGGCCTGCTTCTGCTCCTCTTCatgtcctgtctgtgtgtgtgtctgtgtcgccGCCAGCGCGGCTGCTGCAGGA GAGAAAAGCAGGAAAAGTG tCTGAAGCcctacagcctcccccccccaccgcctccagcCCGCAAC CCCAAGAACTACAAACACACCCAGTCCTTCATGATTTGA
- the jam2b gene encoding junctional adhesion molecule 2b isoform X1, which produces MDAMKILAIPLLITLLQTPTTRSVTVTSSKPKVDVHEHTDAVLACEFKTEKDQNPRIEWKKKGKGVTFVYFDGSFSGSYAGRASMEGATLTIHSITQKDSGEYRCEVTASQDHVNLGETTVALNVLGRTIPPHVPSCEVPSTVFAGSDLELVCKDALSVPPATYRWYKDNKVLADSTDSAYSADIKKGTLKFNSVSISDAGMYRCESSNSVGSPKSCVAQHLAVVEYKLSVTTLAAGGVGLLLLLFMSCLCVCLCRRQRGCCRREKQEKCLKPYSLPPPPPPARNPKNYKHTQSFMI; this is translated from the exons ATGGATGCCATGAAGATTTTGGCCATACCGCTTCTCATCACGCTGCTGCAGA cccccacgACCCGGTCGGTGACGGTGACCAGCAGCAAGCCCAAGGTGGACGTCCACGAGCACACAG ATGCGGTGCTGGCCTGCGAGTTCAAGACGGAGAAGGATCAGAACCCCCGCATCGAGtggaagaagaaggggaagggtGTCACCTTCGTCTACTTTGACGGGAGTTTCAGCG GGTCGTACGCGGGCCGCGCCAGCATGGAGGGGGCCACGCTCACCATCCACTCCATCACCCAGAAGGACTCGGGGGAATACCGCTGTGAGGTCACCGCCAGCCAGGACCACGTCAACCTGGGGGAGACCACCGTGGCCCTGAACGTGCTCGGTAGgacga TTCCTCCCCACGTCCCGTCCTGCGAGGTGCCCAGCACAGTGTTCGCTGGCTCGGACCTGGAGCTGGTGTGTAAGGACGCGCTGAGCGTTCCCCCGGCGACCTACCGCTGGTACAAGGACAACAAGGTCCTGGCTGACTCCACAGACTCCGCCTACAGCGCCGACATCAAGAAGGGCACGCTG AAGTTCAACAGCGTGTCCATCTCAGATGCCGGCATGTACCGCTGTGAGTCGTCCAACAGCGTGGGCTCGCCCAAGAGCTGCGTGGCTCAGCACCTGGCCGTCGTCGAGT ACAAGCTGAGTGTGACCACGCTGGCGGCCGGGGGGGTGGGCCTGCTTCTGCTCCTCTTCatgtcctgtctgtgtgtgtgtctgtgtcgccGCCAGCGCGGCTGCTGCAGGA GAGAAAAGCAGGAAAAGTG tCTGAAGCcctacagcctcccccccccaccgcctccagcCCGCAAC CCCAAGAACTACAAACACACCCAGTCCTTCATGATTTGA